A genomic stretch from Bacillus sp. N1-1 includes:
- a CDS encoding efflux RND transporter periplasmic adaptor subunit encodes MKKKIILGSVTVGILSLVLINLFIFQGDQETTVKAEEETYIVEEKRLTDVINVGGEVKPKNQETYYIDTSIGSLKELLVDDGEEIEIGSPLYSYENPKLLDQLERAELSKSRALIQLEQLNSQEDKLNEGSNDDEGEFTPNAIGVDKESIKFDRRLANLDYKEAELEISSLHKEINELTIHSKMKGIVKIVGNDLSLGSPNSTVPLVTVVSEGEYLVYGKLPEYDSPLVNPGMKVKIKAKAVPDKVYEGEIVSVSSLPDNLSEGEDSSGNKESMYTYKAKFKTSPKEMKSGYSVNIEVQIDRKDKQPIIPIESIGTDEKGEYIFLKKSEENIEKTYIEAGVINEGYREVLNGLKVGDEILASVEESDLESDKSK; translated from the coding sequence ATGAAAAAGAAGATAATTTTAGGTAGTGTTACTGTCGGAATTCTCAGTTTGGTTCTAATTAACCTATTTATTTTTCAAGGCGATCAAGAGACAACTGTAAAAGCTGAAGAAGAAACATATATCGTAGAGGAAAAACGTTTAACCGATGTTATTAACGTCGGTGGTGAGGTAAAGCCAAAAAATCAGGAAACTTATTATATTGACACATCTATAGGGAGTTTAAAGGAGTTATTGGTTGATGACGGTGAGGAAATCGAAATTGGAAGTCCTTTGTATTCTTATGAAAACCCTAAATTATTAGATCAGTTGGAACGAGCTGAGTTATCAAAAAGTCGTGCTCTTATTCAATTAGAACAATTAAACAGTCAGGAAGATAAATTAAATGAAGGTTCTAATGATGATGAAGGAGAATTTACTCCCAACGCAATAGGTGTAGATAAAGAATCGATCAAATTTGATCGAAGATTAGCAAATTTAGACTACAAAGAAGCAGAATTAGAAATTTCATCTTTACATAAAGAAATTAATGAACTGACTATCCATAGCAAAATGAAAGGCATCGTTAAAATAGTTGGGAATGACCTCTCACTTGGGTCTCCAAATAGCACTGTCCCCCTTGTAACTGTTGTGTCTGAAGGAGAGTATTTGGTTTATGGTAAACTTCCCGAATATGATTCTCCATTAGTTAACCCTGGAATGAAAGTTAAAATTAAAGCAAAGGCAGTGCCTGATAAAGTCTATGAGGGTGAAATTGTAAGTGTTTCTTCCTTACCTGATAATTTATCAGAAGGTGAAGATTCTTCTGGTAACAAGGAGTCCATGTACACCTATAAAGCAAAGTTTAAAACCTCTCCAAAAGAAATGAAATCTGGATACTCTGTAAATATTGAAGTTCAGATAGACCGAAAAGATAAACAACCTATTATCCCTATAGAAAGCATTGGAACAGATGAAAAGGGAGAATATATCTTCTTGAAAAAAAGTGAAGAAAATATAGAAAAGACCTATATTGAAGCCGGCGTCATTAATGAAGGATATAGGGAAGTATTAAATGGACTTAAAGTTGGAGATGAAATCCTTGCTTCAGTTGAAGAGTCTGATTTAGAAAGTGACAAGAGCAAATGA
- a CDS encoding stage II sporulation protein M has protein sequence MNILLKDKSLLLFSIILFVGGMILGITLILSVNTETAVLGMNSENYYDKREGFEGSLFFFIQNLKVVLLLVSGILLFGIPTVPILFLNGLWLGGVLAGNYLSGMGVTELFLAVVPHGLFEIPALILAGYLGLYGLKFYTEKKSWKRLSYIVGSIVLLLFLASFIEGFITPKSI, from the coding sequence ATGAATATATTACTAAAAGACAAGTCATTATTATTGTTTTCGATTATTCTTTTTGTTGGAGGTATGATCCTTGGAATCACTTTAATACTCTCAGTTAATACTGAAACAGCTGTACTAGGGATGAACTCTGAAAATTATTATGATAAGAGAGAAGGATTTGAAGGTTCTCTATTTTTCTTTATTCAAAATTTAAAAGTGGTTTTATTATTAGTTTCCGGTATTTTGCTATTCGGGATTCCTACTGTACCTATTTTATTTCTTAATGGGCTTTGGTTGGGAGGAGTATTAGCTGGAAATTACTTAAGTGGTATGGGTGTGACGGAATTATTTCTAGCAGTAGTACCTCATGGTTTGTTTGAAATACCAGCACTTATTTTAGCCGGCTATTTGGGGTTATATGGACTGAAGTTTTATACAGAAAAAAAGAGTTGGAAAAGACTTTCTTATATAGTCGGATCGATTGTTCTTCTCTTATTCTTAGCCTCGTTTATAGAAGGGTTTATTACACCAAAATCGATATGA
- a CDS encoding PadR family transcriptional regulator, with protein MYSQMLKGLLEGSILSLISKKDTYGYELLEKLREGGFLHVSDGTIYPLLLRLEKEKLIESYTRPFETGPRRKYYFITEEGLLALKEIQDYWKDLKKSVNLFMENEEVK; from the coding sequence ATTTATAGTCAAATGTTGAAAGGTCTACTGGAAGGAAGTATCCTTTCGTTAATTTCCAAAAAGGATACTTATGGATACGAATTGCTTGAAAAGCTAAGAGAAGGGGGATTTCTTCATGTAAGCGACGGCACTATTTATCCATTACTTTTAAGGTTAGAAAAAGAAAAACTAATAGAAAGCTATACTCGTCCTTTCGAAACAGGGCCTAGAAGAAAGTATTATTTCATTACCGAAGAAGGTTTACTAGCTTTAAAAGAAATACAGGATTATTGGAAAGACTTGAAAAAATCCGTGAATTTGTTTATGGAAAATGAAGAGGTGAAATGA
- a CDS encoding YIP1 family protein, whose amino-acid sequence MSVAQKVAEAPERRKASYKPSSLLDVFIQPTNFFSSLRIDRKIGMNAYIILVLYGIISFFLAKDLVKSNEVISLLSPELQNESTYLILYIGTSIFSVIQLLFSLLITTALYKLILHLCKIRLTFKGLFHIVLIAQVPILIGKFINLLFIDQGTVTTPITSLGFTVQNFVDSLFLTNLFNSIEVFNIWSILLIGLGVGVCVQVSTKKSISVIALTWIGFTIIASIIPALLG is encoded by the coding sequence ATGAGTGTTGCACAAAAAGTAGCAGAAGCTCCTGAAAGAAGAAAGGCTTCCTACAAGCCTTCTAGTCTTTTAGATGTATTTATTCAACCTACTAATTTTTTTTCTAGTCTGAGGATAGATCGTAAAATAGGGATGAATGCCTACATCATCTTAGTGTTGTATGGAATCATATCCTTCTTCTTAGCAAAAGACTTAGTGAAATCTAACGAAGTGATATCATTGTTATCTCCAGAATTGCAAAATGAAAGTACATATTTAATTTTGTATATTGGAACGAGTATTTTCTCTGTCATTCAATTGTTGTTTAGTTTATTAATAACAACAGCACTTTACAAATTAATACTTCACTTATGTAAAATACGATTAACTTTTAAGGGTCTGTTCCATATCGTATTAATTGCTCAAGTACCTATACTCATCGGGAAATTCATTAATCTCCTTTTCATAGATCAGGGTACAGTCACAACTCCAATAACAAGTTTAGGGTTTACCGTTCAGAATTTTGTTGACTCGCTCTTTTTAACAAATTTATTTAATAGTATTGAAGTTTTTAATATCTGGAGTATTTTGCTAATTGGTTTAGGAGTAGGGGTATGTGTCCAAGTGTCCACCAAAAAAAGTATAAGTGTTATTGCACTGACTTGGATTGGTTTCACTATCATTGCTTCAATTATTCCAGCGTTATTGGGATAA
- a CDS encoding circular bacteriocin, circularin A/uberolysin family yields MEFIFAFIAGALGISEYWANVIVSAIEAGSTVLALISLFASFGLTSALILTARSLLKKGAKKTAVAY; encoded by the coding sequence ATGGAATTCATTTTTGCATTCATTGCTGGCGCACTAGGTATCTCCGAGTACTGGGCTAACGTCATCGTATCCGCGATCGAAGCAGGATCAACGGTACTAGCACTAATTTCCCTGTTCGCAAGCTTTGGTTTAACTTCAGCTCTTATCCTGACGGCAAGATCATTGCTTAAAAAAGGAGCTAAGAAGACGGCTGTAGCTTACTAA
- a CDS encoding circular bacteriocin, circularin A/uberolysin family yields MEFIFAFIAGALGISEYWANVIVSAIEAGSTVLALISLFASFGLTSALILTARSLLKKGAKKTAVAY; encoded by the coding sequence ATGGAATTCATTTTTGCATTCATTGCTGGCGCACTAGGTATCTCTGAGTACTGGGCTAACGTCATCGTATCCGCGATCGAAGCAGGATCAACGGTACTGGCACTAATTTCCCTGTTCGCAAGTTTTGGTTTAACTTCAGCGCTTATCCTGACAGCAAGATCATTGCTTAAAAAAGGAGCTAAGAAAACGGCTGTAGCTTACTAA
- a CDS encoding ABC transporter permease, with the protein MNFWDSFKISLNAIAGHKMRSILTMLGIVIGVSSIIIIVSIGQSGEKALKSNLAGSDNNTIDMMFTYDDENKNYSNEALTYTTRDIENLQSIPEIEKVVPKNTEYTTISGSKQSKTVEMIGITSQYYFLENLEVNEGREISSFEMSNSRRVALLNEKTAKSLFNLTSPVNQYIEVNGISVKIIGVYQEDIPVELQTEKVLIPLQAWPLIFNTEEITSLTIVADKIENMQAAGEKAVSMMNNTKEVSEEGTFEVLNMKEIQDGIASITKIMTGIVGAIASISLFVGGIGVMNIMLVSVTERTKEIGIRKALGASRGKILLQFLIESAFLTFIGGVIGIVIGYCGSYLFSLFSDWPFTVSIPIIAIGCLFSMAIGVVFGIMPANKAAKLEPIDALRYE; encoded by the coding sequence ATGAATTTTTGGGATAGTTTCAAGATCTCTCTAAATGCAATTGCTGGTCACAAGATGCGTTCTATACTAACTATGCTAGGGATTGTCATTGGCGTGAGTTCTATTATTATAATTGTATCTATCGGTCAGAGTGGTGAGAAAGCTTTAAAATCTAACTTAGCTGGTTCAGACAACAACACGATTGATATGATGTTCACTTATGATGATGAAAATAAAAACTATAGTAATGAAGCTCTCACCTATACTACGCGTGACATAGAAAATCTCCAATCAATTCCTGAAATAGAAAAAGTAGTACCTAAAAATACGGAGTACACTACTATTTCTGGTTCCAAGCAGTCCAAAACTGTTGAAATGATTGGTATTACATCACAATACTACTTTTTAGAAAACTTGGAAGTTAATGAAGGAAGAGAGATATCTTCATTTGAAATGAGTAATTCTAGAAGAGTCGCTTTATTAAATGAAAAGACCGCAAAATCTTTATTTAATTTAACAAGCCCTGTTAATCAGTATATAGAAGTAAACGGAATATCTGTTAAAATAATTGGCGTTTATCAAGAAGACATTCCTGTAGAACTTCAAACCGAAAAAGTATTAATACCACTACAAGCCTGGCCACTTATATTTAATACAGAAGAAATCACCTCACTCACGATCGTAGCGGACAAGATAGAGAACATGCAAGCAGCTGGTGAAAAAGCAGTTTCAATGATGAACAACACTAAAGAAGTGAGTGAGGAAGGTACTTTTGAAGTACTCAACATGAAAGAAATCCAAGACGGTATTGCCTCCATCACTAAGATCATGACTGGAATTGTCGGCGCTATAGCTAGCATCTCACTATTTGTTGGTGGAATAGGTGTTATGAATATAATGCTAGTATCAGTTACTGAACGAACGAAAGAAATAGGGATTAGAAAAGCTTTAGGAGCCTCACGAGGAAAAATACTTTTACAATTCTTAATTGAGTCAGCCTTTTTAACGTTCATTGGCGGTGTCATTGGAATTGTTATTGGCTACTGTGGCTCTTACCTATTTTCACTATTTTCTGATTGGCCCTTTACTGTTTCAATCCCAATCATAGCGATAGGTTGCTTATTCTCTATGGCAATAGGGGTAGTTTTTGGCATTATGCCCGCCAACAAAGCCGCAAAACTAGAACCTATTGATGCCTTAAGATATGAGTAA
- a CDS encoding DUF2207 domain-containing protein, giving the protein MKKVLSLCVLLLILFIPTHVWAVEFSIESTDINAQLHKDGQVDVKETHTYEFEGEFNGITRTLILKENTTIHNFQASENGENLKVKKEGNLYKIYRGGSDETVTVDITYTVNQGVERFEDVAQFYYPFFDDSNEATYENMRITVVPPKPTDVKAAYGYDEAYDTVETIDEGTVVFNLGEVSSEEKGDIRVAYDASHFSEAPLTAEKPMLDNILAEKEKMDAEVAAKMEAKEQWGGYAPVIVGGLLLIAVGLIVQAIRRKRLTGIEIERQLSGNGRFPDTEMSLPATLLFTGGNLKASAIIASLLELVRKGNIKKISDEEFELLSRDTDFKHETRLIEWLFDEIADDTTFHVNDLESYVKEKKNHEKYQTSFSAWKEAVRREVKQYDLTEKARKTRWISSIAALVSFTSIFLLAYHGLFFWMLSVVLLFIFFLIFAIAYRPLNEKGRRIMETLTPLKLSDQWKTWDEDEQVPALLYQIGAGKRKMSASFASSSQSNEWMIYLLLAETFQSGFEKADQHTAASAAGSSGGGGGTGAGGGGGGSGAF; this is encoded by the coding sequence ATGAAAAAGGTGCTAAGTTTATGTGTCTTACTTCTTATTTTGTTCATACCAACGCATGTATGGGCTGTGGAGTTTTCGATTGAATCGACTGATATCAATGCCCAATTGCACAAGGACGGTCAGGTTGATGTGAAAGAAACCCACACGTACGAATTTGAAGGAGAGTTTAACGGCATTACAAGGACACTTATCCTGAAAGAGAATACGACAATTCATAACTTCCAAGCTTCTGAAAATGGGGAGAATCTTAAAGTGAAGAAGGAGGGGAACCTGTACAAAATTTACCGAGGAGGGTCAGATGAAACAGTAACGGTCGACATCACCTACACCGTCAATCAAGGAGTAGAACGGTTTGAAGACGTCGCCCAGTTTTATTATCCTTTTTTCGATGATAGCAATGAAGCAACTTACGAAAATATGCGAATCACGGTTGTCCCTCCCAAACCTACTGATGTGAAAGCAGCATATGGATATGATGAAGCCTATGACACTGTCGAAACAATTGATGAGGGGACGGTCGTTTTCAACCTGGGAGAAGTATCGAGTGAGGAAAAAGGAGATATTCGCGTTGCCTATGATGCCTCTCATTTTTCAGAAGCACCTCTGACAGCCGAAAAGCCGATGCTCGATAACATTCTTGCGGAAAAAGAGAAAATGGACGCAGAAGTAGCGGCAAAAATGGAAGCGAAAGAGCAGTGGGGTGGATATGCACCTGTGATTGTTGGTGGATTGCTTCTAATTGCAGTTGGATTGATCGTTCAAGCCATCAGAAGAAAGAGATTGACAGGAATTGAAATTGAACGGCAGCTTAGCGGAAATGGACGCTTTCCTGACACGGAAATGAGCCTACCTGCGACTCTTTTATTTACAGGAGGAAATCTTAAAGCATCAGCGATTATCGCTTCGTTGCTTGAACTCGTTCGAAAAGGGAACATCAAGAAGATTTCAGATGAAGAGTTTGAACTCCTGAGTAGGGATACAGATTTTAAGCATGAAACGAGATTAATTGAATGGTTGTTTGATGAAATAGCAGACGATACCACTTTCCATGTTAATGATCTGGAAAGCTATGTGAAAGAGAAGAAGAACCATGAAAAATACCAAACAAGCTTTTCAGCATGGAAGGAAGCGGTAAGGAGAGAAGTCAAGCAGTATGATTTAACTGAAAAAGCACGGAAGACCCGCTGGATTTCAAGTATAGCTGCACTCGTATCCTTCACAAGTATCTTTTTGTTGGCTTACCATGGTCTCTTTTTCTGGATGCTTTCAGTCGTTTTACTTTTCATCTTCTTTCTCATCTTTGCCATTGCGTATCGCCCGTTAAATGAAAAGGGAAGAAGAATTATGGAAACATTGACACCACTTAAGTTGAGCGATCAATGGAAAACGTGGGATGAAGATGAGCAAGTTCCAGCTCTGCTCTACCAAATCGGAGCAGGAAAGCGAAAAATGTCCGCTAGCTTTGCTTCCTCCTCGCAAAGTAATGAATGGATGATCTACCTTCTTCTAGCTGAAACGTTCCAATCAGGGTTTGAGAAAGCAGACCAGCATACTGCCGCATCAGCAGCTGGTTCAAGCGGAGGTGGCGGTGGAACAGGTGCTGGCGGTGGGGGAGGAGGATCAGGGGCGTTTTAA
- a CDS encoding ABC transporter ATP-binding protein — protein sequence MEPLLSFNQVSKTIGNKKILKDMTFNIPTGKIIAFLGQNGAGKTTSLKIASGLMDIDSGEVQFLGKPIDKSKKDVMFIPDYPFLYDELTGEEYIRFTAELFKIRVNKAIIGEKVKYFDLQNEVGKKIKNLSLGNKKKLTLLTTLLNNPKLLLLDEFISGIDPINMKKTKTILRNYVNEGNSILLSTHQLEVAQNFCESLIFINNGEVLQSNIDVAAVTNKDNSLEDYFIRTLSEGVN from the coding sequence ATGGAACCGTTATTATCCTTTAATCAAGTTTCAAAAACAATCGGGAATAAAAAGATATTGAAAGATATGACGTTCAACATTCCCACTGGCAAGATTATAGCGTTCTTAGGACAAAACGGTGCTGGAAAAACGACTTCTTTAAAAATTGCATCAGGTCTAATGGATATTGATTCAGGAGAGGTTCAATTTCTGGGGAAACCAATCGATAAGTCCAAAAAAGATGTTATGTTTATTCCTGATTATCCTTTTCTATATGATGAGTTAACAGGGGAAGAATACATTCGTTTTACGGCAGAACTATTTAAAATTCGAGTTAATAAAGCCATTATTGGAGAAAAAGTGAAGTATTTTGATTTGCAAAACGAAGTTGGGAAAAAAATAAAGAATTTATCGTTAGGCAACAAGAAAAAACTAACGTTATTAACTACATTGTTAAATAACCCTAAGTTACTATTATTAGATGAATTCATTTCAGGTATTGATCCTATTAATATGAAGAAAACAAAAACAATACTAAGGAATTATGTTAATGAAGGTAATTCCATATTATTGTCTACTCACCAACTGGAGGTTGCTCAAAATTTCTGCGAAAGTTTGATATTCATCAATAATGGTGAAGTTTTACAATCCAATATTGACGTTGCAGCTGTTACAAATAAAGATAATAGTCTTGAAGATTATTTTATAAGAACTTTGAGTGAAGGAGTAAACTAA
- a CDS encoding circular bacteriocin, circularin A/uberolysin family yields MEFIFAFIAGALGISEYWANVIVSAIEAGSTVLALISLFASFGLTSALILTARSLLKKGAKKTAVAY; encoded by the coding sequence ATGGAATTCATTTTTGCATTTATTGCTGGCGCACTAGGTATCTCCGAGTACTGGGCTAACGTCATCGTATCCGCGATCGAAGCAGGATCAACGGTACTGGCACTAATTTCCCTGTTTGCAAGCTTTGGTTTAACTTCAGCTCTTATCCTGACAGCAAGATCATTGCTTAAAAAAGGAGCTAAAAAGACAGCAGTAGCTTACTAA
- a CDS encoding DUF1129 family protein: MNSIQRHKFTLSKNNRDKYNEFCLFVNSSNIDTEAKNKLKDEILDHLIEGEKHGKTFDDLFSENPREYSQQLIDMLPKATFKTKVRFFLSVIFISIIINIPILFFSDSASEFLFTLVSFPLLAGVLSLLCFRIFKVTVFKNSFKYIIAIILVIQLISIVYVYFKNAII; the protein is encoded by the coding sequence ATGAATAGTATTCAAAGGCACAAGTTTACATTATCAAAAAATAATCGAGATAAATATAACGAGTTTTGTTTATTTGTAAATAGTAGCAATATCGATACAGAAGCCAAAAATAAATTAAAAGATGAAATTTTAGACCATCTCATTGAAGGTGAAAAACACGGCAAAACATTTGATGATTTATTTAGTGAAAATCCTAGAGAATACTCACAACAACTAATAGACATGCTACCTAAAGCAACTTTTAAAACAAAAGTGCGTTTCTTCTTAAGCGTTATCTTTATATCAATTATTATTAATATACCTATCCTGTTTTTCAGCGATTCAGCTTCGGAATTTTTATTCACTCTAGTATCCTTCCCATTATTGGCAGGGGTTTTGTCACTGCTTTGTTTCCGCATATTTAAAGTTACGGTTTTCAAGAATTCTTTTAAATATATAATTGCCATTATCTTAGTGATTCAATTAATATCGATCGTCTATGTTTATTTCAAAAATGCTATCATATAA
- a CDS encoding circular bacteriocin, circularin A/uberolysin family encodes MEFIFAFIAGALGISQYWANVIVSAIEAGSTVLALISLFASFGLTSALILTAQSLLKKGAKKTAVAY; translated from the coding sequence ATGGAATTCATTTTTGCATTCATTGCCGGCGCACTAGGTATTTCCCAGTACTGGGCTAATGTAATTGTATCCGCGATCGAAGCAGGATCAACGGTACTGGCTTTAATTTCCTTGTTTGCAAGCTTTGGTTTAACTTCAGCTCTTATCCTTACAGCACAATCATTGCTGAAAAAAGGAGCTAAGAAGACCGCAGTAGCTTACTAA
- a CDS encoding SLC45 family MFS transporter — MLQEQVVTTSEKRYQKELPALPLTTIWLISFGFLGVQMAFSLQSANMGRIFQTLGADPHNLGLFFILPPLAGLIVQPLVGYFSDRTWIPGLGRRIPYLLVGAVVAVIVMCLLPNSGSFGFTAVTAMTFGAIAILFMDVSSNMAMQPFKMMVGDMVNKEQKGFAYSIQSFLSNSGAVLASIFPFALTLIGVSNSAPKGVIPQSVVISFYVGAGVLIICSLVTVLKVKEYTPDEFAVYHGISKESTKEKVNIFKLLGSAPKVFWTVTLVQLFCWMGFQYLWTYGTGAIALNVWNTSDPSSAAYQDAGNWFGILTAVQSIGAVLWSLALSRIPNNSRKFYYSISLLLGGIGFGSVFFVHNQWALVISFTLIGIAWAAMMTFPFTILTNALKGKNMGTYLGLFNGSICLPQIIASCLSFVLFPLIGSSMPFMILLSGVFLVVGALSVPVIKETYAK; from the coding sequence ATGTTACAAGAACAAGTTGTCACAACCAGCGAAAAACGATATCAAAAAGAATTACCCGCTCTCCCTCTCACGACAATCTGGTTAATTAGTTTCGGTTTTTTAGGTGTACAGATGGCCTTCTCATTGCAAAGTGCAAACATGGGACGAATTTTCCAAACCCTTGGTGCAGATCCTCATAATCTTGGATTGTTCTTTATCTTACCACCACTCGCAGGACTAATCGTCCAACCTTTAGTTGGTTATTTCTCAGACCGGACCTGGATCCCAGGGCTTGGTCGACGTATTCCTTATCTACTCGTTGGTGCTGTTGTTGCTGTCATTGTGATGTGTCTATTGCCCAATTCAGGTAGCTTTGGATTTACTGCAGTGACAGCCATGACGTTTGGAGCGATTGCCATTTTGTTTATGGATGTCTCATCAAACATGGCGATGCAGCCTTTTAAAATGATGGTTGGGGATATGGTAAACAAAGAGCAAAAAGGGTTTGCCTATTCGATCCAAAGCTTTCTATCAAATAGTGGTGCTGTATTGGCTAGCATTTTTCCTTTTGCGTTAACACTTATAGGTGTATCAAATAGTGCACCAAAAGGAGTTATCCCACAATCGGTCGTCATTTCTTTTTATGTCGGCGCAGGTGTTTTAATCATTTGTAGTCTCGTTACCGTATTGAAAGTAAAAGAGTATACACCAGATGAGTTTGCCGTTTATCACGGCATTTCAAAAGAATCGACGAAAGAAAAAGTAAACATTTTTAAATTACTTGGAAGCGCTCCAAAAGTATTTTGGACCGTTACCCTCGTTCAATTATTTTGCTGGATGGGTTTTCAATACTTATGGACGTATGGCACAGGCGCCATTGCGTTAAACGTTTGGAATACGAGTGACCCTTCAAGTGCGGCTTATCAAGATGCCGGAAACTGGTTTGGGATTTTAACAGCGGTTCAGTCGATTGGAGCAGTACTCTGGTCTCTTGCCTTATCCCGAATTCCAAATAACTCACGGAAATTCTACTACTCGATTAGCTTATTGCTAGGTGGAATCGGGTTTGGTTCTGTCTTCTTCGTTCACAATCAGTGGGCACTCGTTATTTCCTTTACGTTAATCGGAATTGCATGGGCAGCGATGATGACCTTCCCATTCACGATCCTAACGAACGCGCTGAAAGGCAAAAACATGGGTACATACCTTGGGCTGTTTAACGGTAGTATTTGTTTGCCACAAATTATCGCATCATGCTTAAGCTTTGTACTCTTCCCATTGATCGGGTCTTCTATGCCGTTTATGATCTTGCTTTCGGGTGTGTTCCTTGTCGTTGGGGCGTTGTCTGTACCTGTTATTAAGGAGACGTATGCGAAGTAA
- a CDS encoding ABC transporter ATP-binding protein: protein MIKLESVNKTYKVGNVDVPILKDIDLSIDKGEYASIMGPSGSGKSTLMNIIGILDRPTRGHYIFNEENIKNKNPKTLASLRNQSIGFVFQSFHLLPRITAVENVELPLIYGGYKRSDRREKAIYALEKVGLVDHMKQYPNQLSGGQKQRVAIARAIINEPLLILADEPTGALDTKTGEKIMEIFTQFNKEGHTVVLVTHELEIAHCANRIINIRDGKIAEDRRLSYDEFLG, encoded by the coding sequence ATGATTAAATTGGAGAGTGTAAATAAAACCTATAAAGTCGGAAATGTGGACGTCCCCATTCTAAAAGACATAGATTTATCCATTGATAAAGGGGAATACGCTTCAATAATGGGGCCTTCTGGTTCCGGAAAGTCCACTTTAATGAATATTATCGGGATCTTAGATCGTCCAACTCGAGGTCACTATATATTTAATGAAGAAAATATAAAAAACAAAAATCCAAAAACACTAGCTAGTTTGCGAAATCAATCAATTGGATTCGTGTTCCAAAGCTTTCATTTGCTACCCAGAATAACAGCAGTCGAAAATGTTGAGCTGCCATTAATCTATGGTGGTTATAAAAGAAGTGATAGAAGAGAAAAAGCAATTTATGCTCTAGAAAAAGTAGGGTTAGTTGATCATATGAAGCAATATCCTAATCAACTTTCAGGAGGGCAAAAACAAAGAGTTGCCATTGCTCGTGCAATTATTAATGAACCTTTATTAATATTGGCAGACGAGCCAACGGGTGCTTTAGATACAAAGACTGGCGAAAAAATAATGGAGATATTCACCCAATTTAATAAAGAAGGTCACACAGTTGTATTAGTTACTCATGAATTAGAAATAGCTCACTGCGCAAACCGGATAATAAATATTAGAGATGGGAAAATAGCAGAAGATCGGAGGCTATCTTACGATGAATTTTTGGGATAG